GCCGTCGAGACGATGAGACATTTGCCGCTGTCCCCGGAGGTCTTCCTGTATTCATCACACACGTATGATGCCACAGCCGTATGCGTATCCAGTACATACCCGGTTCCGTCCCAGATATGTCTGATCTGCCTGGACGTCTGCTCCTGCGTTGCGTATCCGGCTTTGAAGTCTTTCAGCTTCTCCTTCATCTCCTCTGTCAGCGTATAACTTCCCCCGCTTTTCAGCTCGCTCATGAATGCGGCCGTCTGTTCGGAATCTTCTCCTGTAACAAGGTAGATAAGGCGCTCCAGATTGCTGGAGATCAAAATATCCATGGACGGGGAGGTGGTGAGCACAAAGTCTCTGTTTCTGTCATATGTTCCCGTCCGGAAAAAGTCAAACAGCACCTTATTTTCATTGGAAGCACACACAAGATGGTCGATCGGCACTCCCATCTGCCTGGCGTAATATGCGGCCAGTATATTTCCGAAATTGCCTGTCGGGACGACTACGTTGATCTTCTCTCCTTCAGACAGCTCCTCACCCTCAAGCAGCTTTGCATACGCGTAAACATAATAGACGACCTGGGGGATCAGACGGCCGATATTGATCGAATTGGCGGAGGAAAACTGATATCCGTTTTCGGCAAGCTTTCCGGCAAGCTCTTCGTTCTCAAACATTTCTTTGACACCGCTTTGGGCATTGTCAAAGTTACCGTGTATTGCGACTACATCTACATTCTTCCCCTTCTGCGTGACCATCTGCAGCTCCTGCACCCTGCTCACGCCGTTCTTCGGGTAAAACACAATGATCCTCGTACCTTCCACATCCGCGAATCCTGCCATGGCCGCTTTTCCGGTATCTCCGGAAGTCGCCGCCAGTATGACGATCTCATTCTCCACATTGTTTTTCTTCGCAGCGGTCGTCATGAGATACGGAAGGATAGACAGAGCCATATCCTTAAAGGCTATCGTTGAGCCGTGGAACAGTTCCAGGTAATATGTATCATCAACCTTTGTAAGCGGGGCGATCTCCTCTGTGTCAAACTTGCTGTCATACGCCCTGCCGATGCAGTCTTTCAGCTCTTCCTCCGTAAAATCAGTCAGAAACAGCTTCATCACCTCATAGGCAGTCTCCTGATAGCTCATATCCTTCAGCTTATCCATCGGAATATCAAGCGCCGGGATCCGCTCCGGCACAAACAGTCCGCCGTCCGGCGCAAGCCCTTTCAGCACTGCCTCAGACGCGGCCGCCTTCAAGTTGGAATTTCTTGTGCTCTTATAATGTAGATTCATCTTTCTCATCCTTTCACTTTGCTTTCCTGAATGCAATAAAAAGAATTGCACTGATTGCCATCAATATCGGATAAAACAAATATGGCATTATGTTAAATGGTGTCAGTCCCGTAAGGCTGGCCGCGGAGAGCAGCTGTGCCCCGTAAGGGATCAGTCCCTGCCCCACGGATGTGAATATATCGAGCAGAGACGCGGAACGTCTCGGTGATATATCAAATTCTTCACTGATATCTTTTGCGATAGGACCTGCCATAACGATGGCGACCGTATTGTTGGCCGTGCACATGTCGACAAGCAGAGAAAGCCCCGCGATTCCCGCCTCGCCTCCGCGCTGCCCCTTTATACTGCGCCTGATCAGGTTCAGGATGAACTGGATGCCGCCGTACTCTTTCACAAGTGACACGATACAGGCCACCACGATGGATATGACCGTGATATCGTACATGCCTGTCACGCCTTTCCCGACAGCGGAGAACATCTCTCCTGCGGCAAGGCTTCCGGTGCCGACACCGACAACAAGGGATACGACCGTTCCCCCAATGAGCACGACAAACACGTTCATGCCGATGAGCGCCCCCACAAGCACGAGGATATACGGAATGACACGGAGGATATTATAACCTCCCACAGCCACACTGGCGCTTCCGTTCCTTGTGATCACCAGAAAGATAATGATCGTGATAATTGCGGCCGGCAGTACGATGAGAAAGTTCTCCCTGAACTTGTCCTTCATCTCGCATCCCTGCGTCTTTACCGCAGCGATCGTCGTATCCGATATCATGGACAGATTGTCCCCGAACATGGCTCCGCACACAACCGCTCCGATACAGATCGCCAGGGAGAATCCTGTCTCCTCGCTGATACCTGCTGCGATCGGCGCAAGCGCGGCGATCGTTCCCATGGAAGTCCCCATGGATACAGAGATAAAACATCCGATCACGAACAGTCCTACCACTGCAATCTTGGCGGGCAGAATGGACAGGCCGAAACTGACCGTACTCTCCACTCCCCCGGCGGCCGTCACAGCGCCGGAAAATCCTCCGGCGCACAGGAAGATAAGGCTCATGGTAATGATATTCTCATCCCCCACCCCTTTGGCTATAACACTTATCTTCTCCTGAAAGCTCAGGCCTCTGTTCTGTATAAATGCTGCAAACAGCGCTATCAAAAATGCCACAATGGCGGGCATCGCATAAAAATCCCCTGTCACGATGCCGGAGCCAAGGAATATCACGAGAAATATTCCTATCGGCAGCAGCGCCGCCCCATTTCCTCTCTCATTTCCCATACCAGACTATCCTCACTATCTCTTTTTACCGTTTGTATAATTCACAAGCCCCCCGGCCGCGATAAGCTTCTGCATAAATTCCGGGAACGGCTGTCCCTGAAAGCTTTTGTCCTTCGTCTTGTTGTAGATCATTCCGCTGTCAAAATCAACTTCCACTTCATCGCCGGCCTCAATTCCCTGTGCAGCTTCCGGA
This is a stretch of genomic DNA from [Clostridium] hylemonae DSM 15053. It encodes these proteins:
- the thrC gene encoding threonine synthase translates to MNLHYKSTRNSNLKAAASEAVLKGLAPDGGLFVPERIPALDIPMDKLKDMSYQETAYEVMKLFLTDFTEEELKDCIGRAYDSKFDTEEIAPLTKVDDTYYLELFHGSTIAFKDMALSILPYLMTTAAKKNNVENEIVILAATSGDTGKAAMAGFADVEGTRIIVFYPKNGVSRVQELQMVTQKGKNVDVVAIHGNFDNAQSGVKEMFENEELAGKLAENGYQFSSANSINIGRLIPQVVYYVYAYAKLLEGEELSEGEKINVVVPTGNFGNILAAYYARQMGVPIDHLVCASNENKVLFDFFRTGTYDRNRDFVLTTSPSMDILISSNLERLIYLVTGEDSEQTAAFMSELKSGGSYTLTEEMKEKLKDFKAGYATQEQTSRQIRHIWDGTGYVLDTHTAVASYVCDEYRKTSGDSGKCLIVSTASPFKFVKSVMTSIDSKYGEEDEFRLLEELKKVSGVEMPRAIADILDADVLHRTECDADKMEVTVKEILNIQ
- a CDS encoding Na+/H+ antiporter NhaC family protein, giving the protein MGNERGNGAALLPIGIFLVIFLGSGIVTGDFYAMPAIVAFLIALFAAFIQNRGLSFQEKISVIAKGVGDENIITMSLIFLCAGGFSGAVTAAGGVESTVSFGLSILPAKIAVVGLFVIGCFISVSMGTSMGTIAALAPIAAGISEETGFSLAICIGAVVCGAMFGDNLSMISDTTIAAVKTQGCEMKDKFRENFLIVLPAAIITIIIFLVITRNGSASVAVGGYNILRVIPYILVLVGALIGMNVFVVLIGGTVVSLVVGVGTGSLAAGEMFSAVGKGVTGMYDITVISIVVACIVSLVKEYGGIQFILNLIRRSIKGQRGGEAGIAGLSLLVDMCTANNTVAIVMAGPIAKDISEEFDISPRRSASLLDIFTSVGQGLIPYGAQLLSAASLTGLTPFNIMPYLFYPILMAISAILFIAFRKAK